In bacterium, a genomic segment contains:
- the uvrA gene encoding excinuclease ABC subunit UvrA → MNNEKIIIKGAKEHNLKNIDLEIPRNKFTVITGLSGSGKSSLAFDTIYAEGRRRYMESLSAYARQFLGQIEKPDVEYIEGLSPAIAIEQKTISKNPRSTVGTITEIYDYFRLLYSRIGVPYCYKCGKKIERQTAQEIVERILCFKEETKIEILSPVIRGQKGEYKKLFQQLEKEGFVRVRVDGNVYDVSEEIKMDKNKKHNVEVIVDRLAVNQGGQKRLTDSIETALKLGQGLVLIVNDGKEKIFSESYSCSKCGTGLAELTPRMFSFNSPFGACLVCSGLGTKMELNPDLVVPDSGLSINEGAIEPWGNETARYYQQMISSLSRHYNFSLDTPWSKLDNRIKNIILYGTGDERIRFEYRGASSFFEHSGRFEGVIRNLERRFKETKSEYIREWISGYMSSHNCPSCRGERLKPESLSVKIEKMNIIELTSCSIKDLIKFFNNVSLSQRDKFVAERILKEIKARLMFLSNVGLDYLTLGRNAGTLSGGEAQRIRLATQIGSGLVGVLYVLDEPSIGLHARDNSRLIESLIRLRNLGNTLIVVEHDEQTIRTADYVVDLGPGAGINGGEVITAGTIDNVLECANSLTGKYLRGEKKIEIPPKRRKGNGKYLIFKNIKHNNLKNIDVEIPLGMLVCVTGVSGSGKSSLVEETIYPALSSYYYHSSKKFENVKEITGLVNIDKVIDIDQSPIGRTPRSNPATYTGLFTPVRDLFSLLPDAKARGYKAGRFSFNVKGGRCEACEGDGIIRIGMYFLPDVYVPCEVCRGKRYNKETLEVRYKGKNIYEVLEMSVDEALKFFENIPPVKRILQTLYDVGLGYIKLGQSATTLSGGEAQRIKLSGELSKRATGKTLYLLDEPTTGLHFDDVKKLLEVLNRLVDAGNTVLLIEHNLDVIKTADYIIDLGPEGGDEGGYIVAEGTPEEIMKVKNSYTGRSLKEIL, encoded by the coding sequence ATGAATAATGAAAAAATTATAATCAAAGGCGCGAAAGAGCACAATCTCAAAAATATCGACCTTGAAATTCCAAGGAACAAATTTACTGTTATTACGGGTCTGAGCGGTTCGGGGAAATCCTCACTCGCGTTTGACACGATATACGCTGAAGGGAGAAGAAGATACATGGAGTCGCTTTCCGCATACGCGCGCCAGTTTTTGGGGCAGATTGAAAAGCCCGATGTTGAATATATCGAGGGGCTTTCGCCCGCGATCGCCATAGAACAGAAAACAATCAGCAAAAATCCGCGTTCAACCGTGGGAACAATAACCGAGATTTATGATTATTTCAGGTTGTTATACAGCAGGATAGGCGTGCCGTACTGTTATAAATGCGGGAAAAAGATTGAAAGGCAGACCGCGCAGGAAATAGTTGAAAGGATTTTATGTTTTAAGGAAGAAACAAAGATTGAAATCCTGTCCCCGGTCATAAGGGGCCAGAAAGGCGAATACAAGAAATTATTCCAGCAGTTGGAGAAAGAAGGTTTTGTCCGTGTCCGTGTGGATGGAAATGTATATGATGTTTCTGAAGAAATAAAGATGGACAAGAACAAGAAGCATAATGTGGAAGTAATTGTTGACCGTCTCGCGGTCAACCAGGGGGGGCAAAAAAGATTGACCGATTCCATCGAAACAGCTTTAAAACTTGGCCAGGGATTGGTTTTGATAGTTAATGACGGGAAGGAAAAAATCTTCAGCGAAAGTTATTCATGCAGTAAATGCGGGACGGGCTTGGCGGAATTAACTCCAAGGATGTTCTCATTTAACAGCCCGTTTGGCGCGTGCCTTGTATGCTCCGGACTTGGGACGAAAATGGAGCTGAATCCCGATTTGGTAGTTCCGGACAGCGGCCTCTCGATTAACGAAGGGGCCATTGAGCCGTGGGGAAACGAAACCGCGCGTTACTACCAGCAGATGATATCAAGTTTAAGCAGGCATTACAATTTTAGTTTGGACACACCATGGTCAAAACTGGACAACAGAATAAAGAATATAATTCTTTACGGTACAGGCGATGAAAGGATCAGATTTGAATACCGCGGGGCTTCCAGTTTTTTTGAACACAGCGGCAGGTTTGAAGGGGTAATACGAAACCTCGAAAGAAGGTTCAAAGAAACAAAATCCGAATATATAAGGGAGTGGATTTCCGGGTATATGTCAAGCCATAATTGCCCGTCCTGCAGAGGTGAGCGGTTAAAACCTGAAAGCCTGTCGGTAAAAATTGAAAAAATGAACATAATTGAATTGACATCATGTTCCATAAAAGACTTAATAAAGTTCTTTAACAACGTTTCGCTTTCTCAAAGGGATAAATTTGTGGCAGAAAGGATATTAAAAGAGATAAAAGCAAGGTTAATGTTTTTATCGAATGTCGGGCTGGATTATCTTACTCTGGGACGGAACGCCGGAACGCTTTCCGGCGGGGAGGCTCAAAGGATCAGGTTAGCCACACAAATAGGTTCCGGTCTTGTCGGGGTGCTTTATGTCCTGGATGAGCCGAGTATCGGGCTCCATGCGAGGGATAACAGCAGGCTGATCGAATCCCTGATCAGGTTAAGGAATTTAGGCAATACCCTGATTGTTGTTGAACATGACGAACAAACAATCAGGACCGCGGACTATGTTGTTGACCTTGGACCGGGGGCGGGCATTAACGGCGGGGAGGTTATAACAGCCGGGACAATTGACAATGTTCTGGAATGCGCAAATTCCTTAACAGGCAAATATTTGAGAGGTGAAAAGAAGATAGAAATTCCTCCAAAAAGAAGGAAAGGAAATGGGAAATATCTGATATTTAAAAACATTAAACATAATAACTTAAAGAACATCGATGTGGAAATTCCTTTAGGTATGCTGGTGTGCGTCACGGGTGTTTCCGGTTCAGGTAAAAGCAGTTTAGTGGAGGAAACGATTTATCCCGCGCTTTCATCGTATTATTACCATTCGTCAAAAAAGTTTGAAAATGTTAAAGAAATAACGGGATTGGTAAACATTGATAAAGTAATTGACATAGACCAATCTCCTATCGGACGCACTCCGCGGTCAAACCCCGCGACCTACACAGGATTATTTACCCCTGTCCGGGATTTATTTTCTCTTCTGCCCGACGCGAAAGCAAGGGGATATAAAGCAGGCAGGTTTAGTTTTAACGTCAAAGGCGGCCGCTGTGAGGCATGCGAGGGTGACGGGATTATACGAATTGGAATGTATTTTTTACCGGATGTTTATGTCCCCTGCGAGGTTTGCCGCGGGAAAAGGTATAATAAGGAAACACTGGAAGTCCGGTACAAAGGCAAAAACATCTATGAGGTTTTGGAAATGAGTGTTGATGAGGCGTTGAAATTTTTTGAAAATATACCGCCTGTAAAAAGAATACTGCAAACGCTTTATGATGTGGGGCTTGGATATATTAAATTGGGCCAGTCCGCCACGACACTTTCAGGCGGCGAGGCGCAGAGGATAAAACTATCAGGAGAACTTTCGAAAAGGGCGACTGGCAAAACACTTTACCTCCTGGATGAGCCTACCACAGGCCTTCATTTTGACGATGTTAAGAAATTACTTGAAGTATTAAACAGGCTTGTTGATGCCGGTAATACGGTTTTGTTAATAGAACATAACCTTGATGTTATTAAAACGGCGGATTATATTATTGACCTTGGGCCGGAGGGCGGGGATGAGGGCGGGTATATTGTCGCGGAAGGGACGCCTGAAGAAATCATGAAAGTAAAAAATTCATACACAGGCCGGTCATTAAAAGAAATATTGTAA
- a CDS encoding hemerythrin domain-containing protein, protein MKPRGQLMIEHRLIEKMIEIIKKKSAKIKGKRDINPAFIDTAVDFIRVYADKTHHGKEEDILFRDCAKKNMSETDTKIMNELIEEHKFGRKTVSELVKAKENYIKGEDTSKIISEKLDILVEFYPRHIKKEDNIFFPESEKYFSAEELQAMLKEFWEFDRVMIHEKYKIVVEQLKKEG, encoded by the coding sequence ATGAAACCAAGAGGTCAGTTAATGATTGAACACAGGCTTATTGAAAAAATGATTGAAATCATTAAAAAAAAATCGGCAAAAATAAAGGGAAAAAGGGATATAAACCCGGCTTTTATCGATACTGCGGTTGATTTTATACGGGTTTACGCTGATAAGACTCATCATGGGAAAGAAGAAGATATATTATTTCGTGACTGCGCTAAAAAAAATATGTCTGAAACTGACACGAAGATTATGAATGAGCTTATTGAGGAACATAAATTCGGTAGAAAAACCGTGAGTGAATTGGTAAAGGCAAAAGAAAATTACATAAAAGGAGAAGACACGTCAAAAATAATATCGGAAAAATTGGATATTTTAGTAGAATTTTATCCCAGGCATATCAAAAAAGAAGATAATATATTTTTTCCTGAATCCGAGAAATATTTTTCAGCGGAAGAACTTCAGGCAATGCTGAAAGAATTCTGGGAATTTGACAGGGTTATGATACATGAAAAATATAAAATAGTGGTTGAACAATTAAAAAAGGAAGGTTGA
- a CDS encoding MBL fold metallo-hydrolase — MFLEQIVVGPLEVNCYIFGDDKTKEVVVIDPGGNAVEIIEIIKNNSLIISAIINTHGHIDHTFDNKALKEYSKSPLLIHEEDGKMLVSRFHNLSDFLGYEISAISPDAYLKDKEVVRAGSLELKVIHTPGHTPGSISLKCKNIIFTGDTLFAGGIGRTDLPGGSEKEIYSSIKNKLFLYPDDTIIYPGHGPSSTIGKEKKYNPFLKNL, encoded by the coding sequence ATGTTTTTAGAACAAATAGTAGTAGGCCCTTTAGAAGTTAATTGCTATATTTTCGGGGATGATAAAACCAAAGAGGTTGTTGTGATTGACCCGGGCGGGAATGCTGTTGAAATAATTGAAATTATTAAAAATAATTCATTAATAATTTCGGCAATCATTAATACCCACGGCCATATTGACCACACGTTTGACAATAAAGCGTTAAAGGAATATTCAAAAAGCCCCCTTTTAATACATGAAGAGGACGGTAAAATGCTCGTTTCGAGGTTTCACAATTTATCCGATTTTTTAGGATATGAAATCAGCGCGATTTCGCCTGACGCATATTTAAAAGATAAAGAGGTTGTCAGAGCTGGTTCGCTTGAATTAAAAGTAATCCATACGCCCGGCCATACACCCGGCAGTATATCTCTGAAATGTAAAAATATAATATTTACAGGAGATACGCTTTTCGCCGGTGGTATCGGCAGGACAGATTTGCCCGGCGGTTCGGAAAAGGAGATTTATTCATCCATAAAAAACAAGCTCTTTCTTTATCCTGATGATACAATAATCTATCCCGGCCACGGCCCATCTTCAACAATCGGAAAAGAAAAAAAATATAATCCATTTCTGAAAAATCTATAA
- a CDS encoding lysophospholipid acyltransferase family protein gives MRKTIKRFYRKILLFISPVLGSLFVKFVGWTTRIDFVHRHYEEELKKNKNGIIYTFWHNRIFFTCYFYRNRGIRVLVSPSRDGEYTTRIIEALGYKTIRGSSFYSGRKALNQMIEAVKEGHDTGFTPDGPRGPKYKVQPGVLLLARKTGAAILPLAYDVKKKKVFKSWDNFILPLPFNKAVFVYGRPVFVPGNARGEEIRDVQVKLNQGLDEIVEEAERYFKS, from the coding sequence ATGAGAAAAACAATAAAAAGGTTTTATCGAAAAATTCTGCTTTTTATCAGTCCTGTCTTAGGTTCCTTATTTGTAAAATTTGTCGGCTGGACGACCAGGATCGATTTTGTCCACCGGCATTATGAAGAAGAATTAAAAAAAAATAAAAACGGGATAATCTACACCTTCTGGCATAACAGGATATTTTTTACATGTTACTTTTACCGTAACCGCGGAATAAGGGTTTTAGTCAGCCCAAGCAGGGACGGGGAATATACAACCAGGATAATCGAGGCCCTGGGTTATAAAACAATACGGGGTTCGAGTTTTTATTCGGGCAGGAAGGCGCTAAACCAGATGATTGAGGCGGTAAAAGAAGGTCATGATACCGGTTTTACGCCTGACGGCCCGCGGGGACCGAAATATAAAGTCCAGCCCGGAGTGCTTCTGCTGGCCCGGAAAACAGGCGCCGCGATTTTACCGCTTGCTTATGATGTAAAGAAGAAAAAAGTTTTTAAAAGCTGGGATAATTTTATCCTGCCCCTCCCGTTTAATAAGGCAGTATTTGTGTACGGCAGGCCGGTGTTTGTGCCTGGGAACGCCCGCGGTGAAGAAATCAGGGATGTCCAGGTAAAACTCAATCAGGGACTTGATGAAATTGTTGAAGAGGCAGAGAGGTATTTTAAATCCTGA
- a CDS encoding ABC transporter ATP-binding protein, producing the protein MSNLKKLYNYIAPHWRKVLIAFVFMSGHAVFNTLQFWIFKKIIDESFIAKNLEILPYIILSAFLVIFLKIVSQYTHEYLMSYVGHSVIRDIRDEVYKHLHTMSLSFYNKKRTGDLMSHLINDISTIQNTITILFSDIILQPLVVLGLGSYIFYLHWKLAFLCVIIYPLAIWPVVEYSRKLRRINTGVQEKLSDITALLQEVFSSISIVKAFSMEDYEIKKFKDENMSFFRLIMKTIKINIAIPSLMELFGSIGFGFAIYYGANQIFSGKLSPGDFISFIAAVIAFYRPVKSLTQVNNNIQQAEAAGSRIFSLLDIKPQIIEKDGAVDLSPVKHNIKYENINFSYENREKVLTDINFDVKAGQMVALVGASGAGKTTFVNLLMRFYDPDSGRITIDGADIRDVKIKSLRDQIGIVTQETILFYDTVRNNIAYGHQEAEMKSVIEAAKRANAHDFIEQLPKKYETVIGERGVQLSGGQRQRLAIARAVLKNPPILILDEATSSLDTESERLVQSALKNLMENRTTFAIAHRLSTIISADCIIVMEKGRIIDSGRHEDLIQKCGLYKHLYEIQFKDLT; encoded by the coding sequence ATGTCAAATTTAAAGAAGCTTTATAATTATATTGCTCCTCACTGGCGCAAAGTCTTAATTGCGTTTGTTTTTATGTCAGGTCACGCGGTCTTTAACACGCTGCAATTCTGGATTTTTAAGAAAATTATAGATGAAAGCTTTATCGCCAAAAATCTTGAAATCCTGCCGTATATTATTTTATCAGCCTTTTTAGTGATATTTTTGAAAATAGTTTCACAGTATACGCATGAATACCTGATGTCGTACGTGGGGCATAGTGTTATCCGCGATATACGGGATGAAGTTTACAAGCATCTCCATACTATGTCATTAAGTTTTTATAACAAAAAAAGAACAGGCGATTTGATGTCCCACCTGATTAATGATATTTCAACTATTCAAAACACAATTACAATTCTTTTTTCGGATATTATTCTCCAGCCGCTGGTAGTTCTCGGATTGGGAAGTTATATTTTCTATCTCCACTGGAAACTGGCGTTTCTCTGTGTGATAATTTATCCTTTGGCAATCTGGCCGGTTGTTGAATACAGCAGGAAACTCAGGCGCATAAATACGGGTGTCCAGGAAAAACTGTCCGATATTACCGCTTTATTGCAGGAGGTATTTTCAAGTATAAGTATCGTAAAAGCGTTTTCAATGGAAGATTATGAAATCAAGAAGTTTAAAGATGAAAATATGAGTTTTTTCAGGCTTATTATGAAAACAATAAAAATAAACATTGCTATACCTTCTTTAATGGAATTATTCGGTTCAATCGGGTTCGGATTCGCGATTTATTATGGAGCTAATCAAATATTCAGCGGCAAGTTATCCCCCGGGGATTTTATAAGCTTTATAGCGGCGGTTATTGCCTTTTACCGCCCTGTTAAAAGTTTAACGCAGGTCAACAATAACATCCAGCAGGCTGAGGCGGCCGGTTCCCGGATATTCTCTCTTCTTGATATTAAACCGCAAATTATTGAAAAAGACGGCGCAGTGGATTTATCCCCGGTCAAACATAATATAAAATATGAAAATATTAATTTTTCTTATGAAAATAGAGAAAAAGTCCTGACGGACATAAATTTTGATGTTAAAGCCGGGCAAATGGTTGCGCTTGTTGGCGCAAGCGGGGCAGGCAAAACAACATTCGTGAACCTTTTAATGCGTTTTTATGACCCTGATTCGGGACGTATTACTATTGACGGGGCGGACATCAGGGATGTAAAGATTAAATCCCTGCGCGACCAGATTGGTATTGTAACGCAGGAAACCATTCTTTTTTATGATACTGTAAGAAATAATATTGCCTACGGGCACCAGGAAGCTGAAATGAAATCGGTTATTGAAGCGGCAAAACGCGCGAACGCACATGATTTCATTGAACAACTTCCAAAAAAATATGAAACGGTCATCGGGGAACGCGGGGTCCAGTTGTCAGGCGGGCAGAGGCAGAGACTGGCGATTGCGCGGGCGGTCCTTAAAAATCCACCGATTTTAATTCTCGATGAAGCCACATCGTCTCTTGATACTGAATCTGAACGCCTCGTGCAGTCAGCTTTGAAAAATTTAATGGAAAACAGGACAACTTTCGCGATCGCGCACAGGTTATCGACAATAATCAGCGCTGATTGTATAATTGTTATGGAAAAGGGCAGGATTATTGACAGCGGCAGGCATGAAGATTTAATACAAAAATGCGGTTTGTATAAACATCTGTATGAAATACAGTTTAAAGACTTGACTTGA
- the lpxB gene encoding lipid-A-disaccharide synthase has product MTNKILIVTGEASGDLHGGLLTGELKKLNPDLEIFAVGSKKMEAEGAKIIFESTQLAIFGFTEIFSRLNLIKKAFDIIKKFVYSERPSLVILIDYPGFNIRLAHFLNNQRIPVVYYISPQIWAWNSGRINVLKKLIKKIIVILPFEEDIYKKAGINAEFVGHPLLDLVKPGFSKEEIMKKFGFNENAPVIGLLPGSRPEEVNNLLPVMADVCKRLKNNMPAIQFFICWANNLDIKVIEKNLKKADFPVSIICGWNYELISVSDIVMVASGTATLETAILKTPMVILGKISFFSSILARILIKIPYLGLPNILAGKMIVPEFLQGNARAGKIYPAVWELIQNKNKHEEMKENLISIYKKLGDPGAAKRAALSILKELK; this is encoded by the coding sequence ATGACAAATAAAATCCTTATTGTTACCGGGGAGGCATCGGGTGATTTGCACGGCGGCTTATTAACCGGGGAATTAAAAAAACTAAATCCTGATTTGGAAATTTTTGCAGTCGGCAGCAAGAAGATGGAGGCGGAAGGCGCAAAAATAATATTTGAGTCGACCCAGCTTGCCATATTTGGTTTTACCGAGATATTTTCCCGCCTGAATTTAATTAAAAAAGCCTTTGATATAATTAAAAAATTTGTATATTCGGAACGGCCTTCTTTGGTTATTTTGATAGATTATCCCGGTTTCAATATCCGCCTTGCGCATTTTTTAAATAACCAGAGAATCCCGGTAGTTTATTACATCAGCCCGCAAATTTGGGCCTGGAACAGCGGGCGGATAAATGTTTTAAAAAAATTAATTAAAAAAATAATTGTAATTTTGCCGTTTGAAGAAGATATTTACAAAAAAGCCGGGATAAATGCCGAGTTTGTCGGCCATCCTCTCCTGGACCTGGTTAAACCCGGATTTTCAAAAGAGGAAATAATGAAAAAATTCGGGTTTAATGAAAATGCCCCTGTTATCGGGCTTTTACCGGGGAGCAGGCCGGAAGAAGTAAATAATTTATTGCCTGTTATGGCTGATGTCTGCAAAAGGTTGAAAAATAATATGCCCGCGATCCAATTTTTTATATGCTGGGCGAATAACCTTGACATAAAAGTAATAGAAAAAAACCTGAAAAAAGCGGACTTTCCCGTTTCGATAATATGCGGGTGGAATTACGAACTAATATCCGTATCCGATATTGTGATGGTCGCTTCAGGTACCGCGACATTAGAAACGGCTATTTTGAAAACACCTATGGTAATTTTGGGAAAAATAAGCTTTTTTTCATCTATTCTCGCGAGGATTCTAATTAAAATACCGTATCTGGGGCTGCCTAATATCCTGGCGGGGAAAATGATTGTGCCCGAATTTCTCCAGGGAAACGCGAGGGCGGGAAAAATTTATCCGGCCGTGTGGGAATTAATTCAAAACAAAAATAAACATGAAGAAATGAAAGAAAATTTGATTTCCATATATAAAAAATTAGGAGACCCCGGTGCGGCAAAACGGGCGGCTTTATCTATTCTAAAGGAATTAAAATAA
- the lpxI gene encoding UDP-2,3-diacylglucosamine diphosphatase LpxI (LpxI, functionally equivalent to LpxH, replaces it in LPS biosynthesis in a minority of bacteria.), whose protein sequence is MENKKIGLIAGKGRIPAVLAQSMKKNGLEITAITTDKDANAELKEYTDKVYNFAPTQIGKIISKLKDEKIKEVVMVGKVEKALLYKNLRFDLRSIKLLSRLKDRQDATILLAIVDELAGEGIEVLPQTKYLSHLLFPPGTLTKRKPNENEKEDILFGMRIVEKIAESDISQTVIVKNKAILAIEAIEGTTEAIRRGMSMAKDAVVIKTSKKNQDHRFDIATVGTETVKVMIEGKAGCLAIKAGRTFLVDKEETVKMADKAGISIVVAE, encoded by the coding sequence TTGGAAAATAAAAAAATCGGTTTAATAGCCGGGAAAGGAAGAATCCCCGCTGTTTTGGCTCAATCAATGAAAAAAAACGGGCTGGAAATTACGGCAATAACAACTGATAAAGATGCTAACGCTGAATTGAAAGAATATACTGATAAGGTTTATAATTTTGCTCCCACACAAATAGGGAAGATCATCTCCAAACTCAAAGATGAGAAAATAAAAGAGGTGGTTATGGTCGGGAAAGTGGAAAAAGCCCTGCTCTATAAAAACCTCAGGTTTGATTTGCGTTCAATCAAGCTCTTAAGCAGACTTAAAGACCGCCAGGACGCGACAATACTCCTGGCGATAGTCGACGAATTAGCCGGTGAAGGCATAGAGGTGCTGCCGCAGACAAAATATTTATCTCATTTGCTTTTCCCTCCCGGGACCCTGACAAAAAGAAAACCAAATGAAAATGAAAAAGAGGACATTCTTTTTGGAATGCGGATAGTTGAAAAAATCGCGGAATCAGACATCAGCCAGACAGTTATTGTGAAAAATAAAGCAATTTTAGCCATAGAGGCGATAGAAGGAACAACCGAGGCGATAAGGCGGGGAATGTCAATGGCAAAAGACGCGGTTGTAATCAAGACCAGCAAAAAAAACCAGGACCATCGTTTTGATATTGCGACGGTTGGGACAGAAACTGTAAAAGTTATGATTGAAGGAAAGGCAGGCTGCCTGGCCATTAAGGCGGGGAGAACATTCCTGGTTGATAAAGAAGAAACAGTTAAAATGGCGGATAAAGCAGGAATATCAATAGTGGTAGCTGAGTAG
- a CDS encoding Gfo/Idh/MocA family oxidoreductase produces the protein MRELRAGVIGAGHMGEYHVRVYAELMGIKLAAVCDINKERANEVANHYNTIAYNDYRHLFGKVDFVSIAVPTCLHFKIAKDFLSAGIPVLLEKPMTRTIEEGKELFNIARGKGVILHIGHVERFNAAVQELKNIVENPMLIETRRLGPYNPRVKDIGVVMDLMIHDIDIILNLVNSEVEKINVTGASVYSEHEDLANIQMIFKSGCIANITASRVTEHKIRTLAVTQKDAYIFLDYTDQDLHIHRQAASEYILTKEALRYKQESFIERIFVHKDNPLKLEILNFINSVIKKKKSNSEMGDLRSLAMALDVVEMLKKQKMIKNAGK, from the coding sequence ATGAGAGAATTACGGGCGGGTGTTATCGGGGCCGGGCATATGGGTGAATACCATGTGCGGGTCTATGCGGAGTTAATGGGAATTAAACTTGCCGCGGTGTGTGATATTAATAAAGAACGGGCGAATGAAGTGGCCAACCACTATAATACTATTGCTTATAATGACTACCGGCATTTATTCGGCAAGGTGGATTTTGTAAGCATCGCTGTCCCGACTTGTTTGCATTTCAAAATCGCGAAAGATTTTTTATCCGCGGGGATACCTGTTTTACTGGAAAAGCCGATGACGCGCACTATTGAGGAAGGCAAGGAATTATTTAATATCGCAAGGGGAAAAGGCGTGATTTTGCACATCGGCCATGTCGAGAGGTTTAACGCGGCTGTCCAGGAATTAAAAAATATAGTTGAAAACCCTATGCTTATAGAAACAAGAAGACTTGGACCGTATAATCCCAGGGTCAAAGACATAGGTGTTGTTATGGATTTAATGATTCATGATATTGATATTATTCTTAATCTCGTCAATTCCGAGGTCGAAAAAATCAATGTGACCGGGGCGTCTGTTTATTCAGAGCATGAAGATTTGGCCAACATCCAGATGATATTCAAGTCGGGGTGTATTGCCAATATCACGGCAAGCCGTGTTACTGAACATAAAATAAGAACGCTTGCCGTGACCCAAAAAGACGCCTATATTTTTCTTGACTATACCGACCAGGATTTGCACATTCACCGCCAGGCGGCAAGTGAATATATACTCACGAAAGAGGCGCTCAGGTATAAACAGGAATCTTTTATTGAACGTATATTTGTTCATAAAGATAATCCTTTAAAATTGGAGATATTGAATTTTATAAATAGTGTTATTAAAAAGAAAAAATCAAATTCTGAAATGGGGGATTTAAGGTCCCTGGCGATGGCGCTTGATGTTGTGGAGATGTTAAAAAAACAGAAGATGATTAAAAACGCTGGTAAATAA
- the lpxA gene encoding acyl-ACP--UDP-N-acetylglucosamine O-acyltransferase → MKIHQTAIIDKKAKLGKNVDIGPYVIIKENVEIGDNTVIDAHVYIEGKAKIGRNCHIYAGAVIGTAPQDVSYKGDQSSVIIGNDNIIREYVTIHRSKHKDGITSIGDENFFMGSVHIAHDCKIGNKVVIVNYSAATGHVTIEDKAFISGMVGIHQFVRIGAMAMIGGMSKVTQDIPPYVMVDGHPAKPYGLNKVGLVRNKISQNVRAELKKAYKILYGQNTAIDKSIDIIKKELDLSLPEIKHFVDFVESSKRGICK, encoded by the coding sequence ATGAAAATTCATCAAACGGCGATAATTGATAAAAAGGCAAAACTGGGAAAGAATGTGGATATCGGGCCTTATGTGATAATAAAAGAAAATGTTGAAATTGGCGACAATACCGTAATTGATGCCCATGTGTATATCGAAGGGAAAGCAAAGATTGGAAGAAATTGCCATATATACGCCGGGGCGGTGATCGGGACTGCCCCCCAGGATGTGAGTTATAAAGGCGATCAGAGCAGTGTAATAATCGGCAATGATAACATTATCAGGGAGTATGTTACAATCCACAGGTCCAAGCACAAAGACGGTATAACGAGTATCGGGGATGAAAATTTTTTTATGGGGTCCGTGCATATCGCCCACGATTGTAAAATAGGGAATAAAGTTGTTATTGTTAATTACAGCGCCGCTACAGGACACGTTACAATTGAAGATAAGGCGTTTATTTCAGGGATGGTGGGGATTCACCAGTTTGTGCGTATCGGGGCAATGGCAATGATCGGCGGAATGTCAAAAGTCACACAGGATATTCCTCCGTATGTTATGGTAGACGGCCATCCGGCAAAACCTTACGGTTTAAACAAAGTGGGGCTTGTCCGAAATAAAATTTCACAGAATGTCCGGGCTGAATTAAAAAAAGCGTATAAGATTCTTTATGGCCAAAATACGGCAATTGATAAATCCATCGATATAATTAAAAAAGAACTCGATTTGTCGCTGCCGGAAATAAAACATTTTGTTGATTTTGTTGAATCTTCCAAGAGGGGTATTTGTAAATAG
- the fabZ gene encoding 3-hydroxyacyl-ACP dehydratase FabZ, which yields MMEISEIQKILPHRYPFLLVDRITEIKSGEKITGIKNVTINEEFFTGHFPGRPIMPGVLIVEAMAQVGGILILKEAQKKGELVYFMAIDAVKFRKPVVPGDQLKFEVNILKKKGRVCKMRGEAFVDGKLVAEAELMATIGSEKGENDENSSNGDN from the coding sequence ATGATGGAAATATCTGAAATTCAAAAAATACTGCCGCACAGGTATCCATTTTTATTGGTAGACCGGATTACCGAAATAAAAAGCGGGGAAAAAATCACGGGCATAAAAAATGTCACAATTAATGAAGAATTTTTTACCGGGCATTTTCCCGGCAGGCCTATTATGCCTGGGGTCCTGATTGTTGAAGCGATGGCCCAGGTTGGAGGGATCCTAATTTTAAAAGAAGCGCAGAAAAAAGGCGAGCTTGTGTATTTTATGGCCATTGATGCTGTCAAATTCCGTAAACCGGTAGTGCCCGGCGACCAGTTAAAATTTGAAGTAAATATTTTAAAGAAAAAAGGGCGTGTTTGTAAAATGAGGGGAGAGGCATTTGTAGACGGCAAATTAGTGGCTGAGGCGGAATTAATGGCCACTATAGGCTCTGAAAAGGGAGAAAATGATGAAAATTCATCAAACGGCGATAATTGA